From the Bdellovibrio reynosensis genome, one window contains:
- the rsmG gene encoding 16S rRNA (guanine(527)-N(7))-methyltransferase RsmG, which yields MAHKNKTNYSPYKARQEARGSAAPTSNMGRHKKPEVIYELNEANDRLADVFRNHGFDLVSHEQRKQLAHFYRLLMQNQEKENFTRLLKLRDIAIKHFIDSIIIMKYTDLKFPLLDVGTGPGFPGIPLKIMFPKEKVLLGEGVQRRVEFLKHVRSEMGLENLDILGRNINRDCVYPVNGAITRAVEDIGNTLNNVMSCLQLGGRVYFMKGPGVGPEIEAAKSKWGEYYKLVQDVAYSLPNTPHERRLVVYEKIKHMPLPDHDEGEELLMDELSSDEKRRWAQYK from the coding sequence ATGGCACATAAGAATAAAACCAATTATAGCCCCTATAAAGCCCGTCAAGAAGCTCGCGGGTCCGCAGCACCCACTTCGAACATGGGTCGCCATAAAAAGCCTGAAGTTATTTATGAGCTGAATGAGGCCAATGATCGCTTGGCCGATGTCTTTCGCAATCACGGTTTTGACCTAGTTAGCCACGAACAACGTAAGCAGTTGGCGCATTTTTACCGTTTGCTTATGCAAAATCAGGAAAAAGAAAACTTCACTCGCTTGTTAAAGCTGCGTGATATTGCGATCAAACACTTTATCGATAGCATTATCATCATGAAGTACACGGATCTTAAGTTTCCTTTACTTGATGTCGGCACAGGCCCGGGCTTTCCGGGTATTCCTTTAAAAATCATGTTCCCGAAAGAAAAAGTCCTTCTTGGTGAAGGCGTGCAACGTCGCGTGGAGTTTTTAAAACACGTGCGTTCGGAAATGGGTCTTGAAAATTTAGATATCCTTGGTCGCAACATCAATCGCGACTGCGTTTATCCTGTGAACGGCGCTATCACTCGCGCGGTTGAAGATATTGGCAATACTTTGAATAACGTCATGAGCTGTTTGCAACTGGGTGGTCGCGTTTACTTCATGAAAGGCCCCGGCGTGGGACCTGAAATTGAAGCCGCGAAATCTAAATGGGGCGAGTACTATAAGCTTGTTCAAGACGTAGCTTATTCACTACCTAACACTCCTCACGAACGCCGTTTGGTAGTTTACGAAAAAATCAAACACATGCCTTTACCAGATCATGATGAAGGTGAAGAGTTATTGATGGACGAGTTATCTAGCGATGAAAAACGCCGTTGGGCTCAGTACAAATAA
- a CDS encoding TrmH family RNA methyltransferase produces the protein MIDISSKTNDHFRRWMDLSSARGIKKHNEFILMGEKLIAEFLENPSFKVKGEIVHEELKSLTMTAPSLRGQRIPVFKLPKALFNEVDVVGTHFNLLVLEPKEIAPLTETAAKGLEVVSPLGDPSNLGALARSALAFGASKMILTEESCNPFHPKAIKSSAGALLKLPLFKVGKFADFVAGNEEVFALDMKGENVATFKWPKNVRLAIGEEGPGFSGLKGLKRLSVATQGVESLNATVAASIALFSYANSK, from the coding sequence GTGATTGATATTAGCTCTAAAACCAATGACCACTTCAGACGCTGGATGGATCTTTCTAGCGCCCGCGGAATTAAAAAACATAACGAATTTATTTTAATGGGTGAAAAGCTGATCGCTGAGTTTTTAGAAAACCCATCATTTAAAGTAAAAGGCGAAATCGTTCATGAAGAGTTAAAGTCATTAACGATGACAGCACCTTCTTTGCGTGGCCAGCGCATTCCTGTTTTTAAATTACCTAAAGCATTGTTCAATGAAGTTGATGTGGTTGGCACTCACTTTAATCTATTGGTGTTAGAACCAAAAGAGATTGCTCCGTTAACTGAAACTGCAGCAAAAGGTTTAGAAGTGGTATCCCCGCTTGGTGATCCTTCTAATCTTGGAGCACTCGCAAGATCCGCTTTGGCTTTTGGCGCATCAAAAATGATTCTGACCGAAGAAAGCTGCAATCCGTTTCATCCAAAGGCGATCAAGTCTTCAGCGGGAGCTTTGTTGAAGTTGCCATTATTCAAAGTCGGAAAATTCGCAGACTTCGTAGCAGGTAACGAAGAAGTTTTCGCACTTGATATGAAAGGCGAAAACGTAGCAACTTTCAAATGGCCAAAGAACGTAAGACTCGCCATCGGCGAAGAAGGCCCTGGTTTCAGCGGACTTAAAGGATTAAAACGGTTATCCGTAGCCACTCAAGGTGTAGAATCACTGAACGCCACAGTAGCAGCCAGCATCGCGCTATTCAGCTACGCAAATTCAAAATAA
- a CDS encoding mevalonate kinase family protein, whose protein sequence is MSIDFSCRSFGKWILAGEHAVLRGVPAIVFPIQSRNLELNYSKGPQDLQLTLIGDHGKDLQLLVWGVLEKACALKKISRHDLKGHLLLESSIPVGAGMGASAALCVALTRWLGYLGYVDASEYYEFARDLENLFHGESSGVDIAVALSGEGLRFIRNGERKPIITAWKPNWYISYSGKRGVTVDAVNKVKDLILQNPELGEKIDNQMKEAVALSEQALKLDDKEGFPLLVKAIEQAGNCFEQWNLNEGDPAQHIQWLRDSGAKAVKTTGSGGGGYVLSLWDKEPPKEIQQKLIPC, encoded by the coding sequence ATGTCCATTGATTTTTCTTGTCGTTCCTTTGGAAAGTGGATTTTAGCAGGGGAACACGCGGTATTGCGTGGGGTGCCTGCTATTGTTTTTCCCATTCAATCAAGAAACTTAGAGTTAAATTACTCCAAAGGTCCGCAAGATTTGCAACTTACCCTGATCGGTGATCACGGTAAGGATTTGCAATTGTTAGTGTGGGGAGTTTTAGAAAAAGCCTGTGCGCTTAAAAAAATCTCTCGCCACGATCTTAAAGGCCATTTGCTTTTAGAAAGTTCCATTCCAGTGGGCGCAGGCATGGGTGCTTCCGCAGCTCTTTGCGTGGCGCTGACTCGTTGGCTTGGTTACCTAGGTTATGTCGATGCAAGTGAATACTATGAATTTGCCCGTGACTTAGAAAACCTCTTCCACGGCGAAAGCAGTGGCGTAGATATCGCCGTCGCACTTTCTGGTGAAGGCTTAAGATTCATTCGTAACGGCGAAAGAAAACCCATAATCACAGCCTGGAAACCAAACTGGTATATTTCTTATTCTGGCAAGCGTGGTGTCACGGTCGACGCTGTTAACAAAGTTAAAGATCTGATTTTACAAAACCCAGAATTGGGCGAAAAGATCGACAATCAAATGAAAGAAGCAGTGGCTTTATCAGAACAAGCTCTAAAGCTTGATGATAAAGAAGGCTTCCCACTTTTAGTAAAAGCAATCGAACAAGCCGGAAACTGCTTTGAGCAATGGAACCTCAACGAAGGCGATCCAGCACAACACATCCAGTGGCTCAGAGACTCCGGCGCAAAAGCCGTTAAAACAACCGGCTCCGGCGGCGGCGGCTACGTCCTATCCCTCTGGGACAAAGAACCACCAAAAGAAATCCAACAAAAACTAATCCCCTGCTAA
- the mvaD gene encoding diphosphomevalonate decarboxylase, with translation MKQVLVSAPSNIALIKYMGKIEGTGNKPTNGSLSYTLENLRTYVRLTEISEPKDRWQALVREDLEKIDLSEKGQERFLKHLQNLKNKWGVKENFLVESANNFPSDCGLASSASSFAALTLAAAEMFQQISPQPWGTDKKYLSELSRQGSGSSCRSLFTPWALWQNEFAEPMGLEITNMHHIVVVVEDSKKAVSSSEAHKLVTTSPRFHGRVDRAELRLKDLVHALRFNDWHMARQIVWDEFIDMHRLFETSQPAFTYMTEGSKKVLADCQNFWGKWQDGPLVTMDAGANVHMLFRHDQKKSFEQYREHFKQEFKVLAFEGYKDNVH, from the coding sequence ATGAAGCAAGTTTTGGTCTCGGCTCCGTCTAATATCGCGCTTATCAAATACATGGGAAAAATCGAAGGAACGGGAAATAAACCAACTAATGGTTCTTTATCCTATACTTTAGAAAATCTAAGAACCTATGTGCGCTTAACTGAAATCAGTGAACCTAAAGATCGCTGGCAGGCTTTGGTGCGCGAAGATTTAGAAAAAATTGATCTTTCTGAAAAAGGCCAAGAGCGTTTTTTAAAGCACTTACAAAATTTAAAAAACAAATGGGGAGTTAAAGAAAACTTCCTAGTTGAATCAGCTAATAACTTCCCGTCGGACTGCGGTCTTGCGAGTTCCGCATCTAGTTTCGCGGCTTTAACTTTAGCAGCAGCTGAAATGTTTCAACAAATCTCTCCGCAGCCGTGGGGCACTGACAAAAAATATCTTTCTGAATTATCTCGTCAGGGCTCTGGCTCTTCTTGTCGTTCCTTATTTACTCCATGGGCTTTATGGCAAAACGAATTTGCTGAACCAATGGGATTAGAAATCACAAACATGCATCACATCGTGGTGGTTGTGGAAGATTCTAAAAAAGCAGTTTCTAGTTCTGAAGCCCACAAGCTTGTTACAACAAGCCCAAGATTCCATGGTCGTGTGGACCGTGCGGAGCTTCGCTTAAAGGACCTCGTGCACGCTTTACGATTCAATGACTGGCACATGGCTCGCCAAATCGTTTGGGATGAGTTCATCGACATGCATCGTTTGTTTGAAACGAGCCAACCCGCGTTTACCTATATGACAGAAGGTTCTAAGAAAGTTCTAGCGGACTGCCAGAACTTCTGGGGCAAGTGGCAAGATGGTCCTTTGGTGACTATGGATGCGGGCGCTAACGTGCACATGCTTTTCCGCCATGATCAAAAGAAGTCATTTGAACAATATCGCGAACACTTTAAACAAGAATTTAAAGTTCTAGCGTTTGAAGGTTACAAAGATAATGTCCATTGA